From the Pseudoalteromonas tunicata genome, one window contains:
- the greA gene encoding transcription elongation factor GreA: MQQIPMTVRGVELLRAELNELKTVKRPKIIADIAVAREHGDLKENAEYHAAREEQGFCEGRIQEIEAKLSNVQVIDVTKMANNGKVIFGTTVTIVNVETDAEVTYRIVGDDEANIKNNLISVNSPIARGLVGKSVDDAVTISTPKGNVEYEIIAVEYI, encoded by the coding sequence ATGCAACAAATCCCTATGACAGTTAGAGGTGTTGAACTGCTAAGAGCAGAACTTAACGAACTTAAAACAGTCAAACGCCCAAAAATTATTGCAGATATTGCAGTGGCACGTGAACACGGTGACTTAAAAGAAAATGCCGAATATCATGCTGCACGTGAAGAGCAAGGTTTTTGTGAAGGACGAATTCAAGAAATTGAAGCAAAATTATCGAACGTACAAGTGATTGATGTCACCAAGATGGCTAACAATGGTAAAGTTATTTTTGGTACTACAGTAACAATTGTTAACGTAGAGACTGATGCTGAAGTAACTTATCGAATAGTCGGTGATGATGAAGCAAACATTAAAAATAACTTAATTTCGGTTAATTCACCAATAGCTCGCGGTCTTGTTGGTAAATCAGTAGATGATGCTGTAACTATCAGTACGCCAAAAGGCAATGTTGAGTACGAAATTATAGCAGTTGAATATATTTAA